The stretch of DNA TATCGGTACAATGCAGAGCACTTTTCTCGATCCCCTAGCattgtcttaaaaaaatttcaaaaaatttttccttttattttgtttttaataaaataagtatagTTTCATGATTTGCCGTCCATTTTTAAGTATAGCAAGCACTTCTAGTCGGGGAAATCAACCAAATTTCTTGCTCGATTTTAAAGCAGATCAAAACCCAAAAGAGGCAGAGGGTAAATTTTTGGTATCATGCATTTCGAGTAGgttaaattaaaagaatgtaCAAGTTGATCAGAAAGATCCATTCGATGGAACTTCAAATATTGATTGATGGGTCCTCCAGTATGGTAAGCTTCTAAGAAATTCTTCATGTAACTGCGAGGAATAATCTTCCCATGCAGCAAATGCGGAAGCAAAATCTGCCCAATCGAACATATATTGTCTGCTTTCATTGCTAATCATGCAGCTGAAGAACATCTCGGCCTGCTGATGATCCTTCGATAATACAGACTTCAACCGATTAATTTTTTCCATATGCGATTGAGAGAGTACTCCCACCTTTCCATGGTCTATTTGGACTTTGGATGTATGCACCGCGGAGGCTTTCCAACAGTAAAACTGCGCAACCTGGTCAGCAAATTGAATGGCTTCCGGTTTAGAAACCCTGAATAGAAAGCTGTTTTAAAGCAAATAGAAAGATTGGGAGACAGGTACTTAATGCAAATGGTGACGAAGGGAATATGCACAATTCTTAGCAAAAATATACCGAGACAGCAGCATTAGGTGAttggctggtttggttacacaaaaccaaaccatttcattttatctcatataatcattacaactttctcaagctcctacacaaaatataataaacaattcaattttttcaaatcccaaaaaaataaataatattaaaattttatattataataatattttattcaattttcaataaaatatcttatctcatctcatctaaacagtgtaaccaaatgagacctGAATGTTCTAAAGAAATCTCGTTATACAAAATTCTCACCATGAAGAATTCAATAAgacattaaaaaagaatcttTTTTTATGAGcagatattaaaaaagaaaagtgctACATTATAACAATTGCCCAGAAATCCGAGTCCTTATATCCTGCCAATTGGAGAACACTCCTAAACTTTGAAGAAGCAATTATTGAATAGTTTCTTTGGCTGGGTTGATTCCCAGCACACAAATAACAGCTTTTACATAAACCCGGAACCTCTATATATGCAAGGGAACGTGCCAGGATGACAAACATCAACCACTGTCCTGGCCACCCTGTTGCCAGCGTTTATACAAGATTTCTCTTGAAGGGGAAGAAAGGGATAAGAAAGAAGGAACAactaaaaagaaggaaaaaaggctTGATATTTCATGCAGTTATATGTTATAGCACGGAATACTTTAAGATAGAAAAATAGTTTTGAAACAAGAGGAGAGAAGAAGCAATCAGAGAGAATGacaaagaagcagaagaagcTTAGGAGAGAAAGAAACTCGAGAGAGAAGAGTCAGGAAGAAGAAGCTAAAGAGAAGAGAATGAATAGAGAAGAAGCtcagagaagagagaggagggagagaaAATCCTTtctcaataaattttattccatTCAAAATCTCTCAATTAGGTACAAAAGATgcttaaattttgttttcttataagAGCAAAAGATGCTTAAATAGACTAACAACTATAGTATAACTTTTAATTCAAATAGAACACCGAATGAgatgaaattcaaataaaagataaaaattcaaatagacTCCTAATATCAACTAGATTCTGAATGTACCCTAATCCTACTTAGACTGTGACTTCATTTATTGAATTACAAAATAAAGCATAAAAATCCTGAATCAATCCGCATCAAATAAGATATAAGTTGCAAAGAGAACATCATGCAAAACTCACGAAGCTcttttaggtctcgtttgttttcacaatttctcttaactcatctcatctcatctaatcattacaacttttctaaattctcacacaaaataaaataaataattcaactttttcaaatcccaaaataaaaataatattaaaaaaatatattctaacaatattttattcaatttttaactttaatttcaactcatctcatttgcaaaaacaaacgaggccttagaagTCAACAAAAATATGATCAATAACCATTTGTTGTCTCATTAACATCAACGAGGAAAAAATAGTACACTTTGAGGGAGTTGTCCCATTAACATCAACGAGGAAAAAATAGTACACTTTGAGGGAGCATTGAAAGAATACCTGAAGAGCATGCAAAATGTTGACAAATTCCACATTGAACAGCTCAATACCCCTTGCTAATTGCAGAGGCAACGCCAGTAACTCTGAAAAATCTGAATTACAGCTTCTGTCTTGATACGAGTAAACATCAAAGCCAAGAACATGCAGTCTTGCCCAGCATATATCAAAACCCAACTGGCGATGAGAACTTTGGTCCAAAGAAAACCAGTACATGTTACTGGATGCCAGCAATGGTAGGCATGGACCAGGCACATTATTGTGTAAGAGCCTCTGTGAGAGAAGGGAAACAAGTTTGGCATCCTCGTCATGGGATGCATCACGACTAAACCATAACGTAAGCGTAAGTCTTTCCCCACCAGTTATCTGTCAGATAATAATTTGGTATGACAAAATGCTGAGACTTGGAATAACAAAATACCAAGACATAGCAGCATGAGGCGAGATTCAAACTGAAGTAACAGATGGTACAACTCAGAAAATGTGGCTGGTTCAAGATCTACGGTGACAGCATGGCtcaatttcattaaatagaatgaataGCTCGGCTAGGAGGCATAGCCGAGCCAGAACAGGCAAAAAAAAGGATTagatataaatgaaaatgaaaacaaaggaACATGAGCGAATCACTTTTGAGGCCTCTCAATGCCCACATTCAAAATAGGGTGTAGGAGAAAGAACCGTACCTACATCAATTCACATTTACATTTCTTAGGATTTAAATTGCTTGTTTGGTCGAATTCAAAGCCTTTCAGAAACGTAGGGTAAAGGAAGCAGGCTATTCAACCAACCATAATGTAACACACCTCAAGAACTTGATAAGGTAACAATGATTTGCTCTCTTCGAGGAGAGCTCCTCCAGAAAAATgagagggaaaagagagaataaatgagagaaaatgataaagaagGTTGAATAACATTCAAGAATGTCTTACACCATCCAGCATCTGAGGACATATACTCCCATGAAAATCCTAAAAATCTTACGGGGAGCTAACTAGAGGCCATGGGCCTTTTAAGTCCTAACAGCAAATAAACATAAATGGGGATAAAGCAACTGGGCTTACTAACACAACCCAAGCCCATATAGAGAAATACAATAAAACTAAGTAAAGAAAACATTAGCAATCCGAGCCCACAGAAGCCACTGAGCCCAGCCCAACCTCAACACAAGTACTTCAGTTTAACTAAGATCTCCCTGTTCTGAACCTCCAGAATCCTTGTAAACTGAACTGTGACACATAAGTAAAAGCTTTAAGCTAAGTGCCTTACCAAACACAAGCCCTGCTAAGCAgcaacatttatttttctttattttgaaatttatatcgAGAAGTTAGGAAGTATTTTTATTGCCTTTCTCG from Juglans microcarpa x Juglans regia isolate MS1-56 chromosome 3S, Jm3101_v1.0, whole genome shotgun sequence encodes:
- the LOC121257134 gene encoding uncharacterized protein LOC121257134 translates to MAEAKQKHPRLILRNFLTPFQCKELEFIHKSNSTVGYRPNVFSTTLSHLIATNSPHLVMPFVPIRESLKEKVEEFFGCEYELFVEFTGLISWCRGASIGWHSDDNRPYLKQRAFAAVCYLNSFGKDFTGGLFHFQDGEPRTVEPLAGDVVMYTADGHNIHSVDEITGGERLTLTLWFSRDASHDEDAKLVSLLSQRLLHNNVPGPCLPLLASSNMYWFSLDQSSHRQLGFDICWARLHVLGFDVYSYQDRSCNSDFSELLALPLQLARGIELFNVEFVNILHALQVAQFYCWKASAVHTSKVQIDHGKVGVLSQSHMEKINRLKSVLSKDHQQAEMFFSCMISNESRQYMFDWADFASAFAAWEDYSSQLHEEFLRSLPYWRTHQSIFEVPSNGSF